Proteins encoded in a region of the Streptomyces sp. NBC_00258 genome:
- a CDS encoding helix-turn-helix domain containing protein produces the protein MPPGRRRSRPAAPRQLNEAARLADQLQAAGYTKRDIARIINRDPSLVSQFYTKNKGAAFVPALQQVLAAVQMGGITDPPELAAIASQHITRRTTASGAAARVRSKAVLITPTGSGTGRVGAQAIASGSSRLRPLIAEAARRGLRLAFTVRLAKTAYVHPSGSRTDSPGIRRDVIQRADHSEERSYGSAQTGGHDAATFARRVDAASGDVTAAVHQWLVETGRIRPDAHIIHLEIRTWRPRTG, from the coding sequence ATGCCGCCCGGACGCCGACGCAGCCGACCTGCCGCGCCGCGGCAGCTGAACGAGGCCGCCCGGCTCGCCGACCAGCTGCAGGCAGCCGGCTACACCAAACGCGACATCGCCCGCATCATCAACCGCGACCCCTCCCTGGTCTCCCAGTTCTACACAAAGAACAAAGGAGCCGCCTTCGTCCCCGCCCTCCAACAGGTCCTGGCCGCCGTCCAGATGGGCGGCATCACCGACCCGCCTGAACTCGCCGCCATCGCAAGCCAACACATCACCCGCCGCACCACCGCCTCCGGCGCCGCGGCCCGCGTGCGCAGCAAAGCCGTCCTCATCACCCCCACCGGCTCCGGCACCGGCCGCGTCGGCGCCCAGGCCATCGCCTCCGGCTCCTCCCGCCTGCGCCCCCTGATCGCCGAAGCCGCCCGCCGCGGCCTGCGCCTGGCCTTCACCGTCCGCCTCGCCAAAACCGCCTACGTACACCCCTCCGGCAGCCGCACCGACTCACCCGGCATCCGCCGCGACGTCATCCAGCGCGCCGACCACAGCGAGGAACGCTCCTACGGCTCCGCCCAGACCGGCGGCCACGACGCCGCCACTTTCGCCCGCCGGGTGGACGCCGCCAGCGGCGACGTCACCGCGGCCGTGCACCAGTGGCTGGTGGAAACCGGCCGCATCCGCCCGGACGCCCACATCATCCACCTGGAGATCCGCACCTGGCGCCCGCGCACAGGATGA
- a CDS encoding ParB N-terminal domain-containing protein, with protein MVALKYKTIPVGDIRADRPLRNVLGSVDKLRSSIKRNGMRVPLLVNPADLSLISGYRRYAACRGLRNIAVRAALPADVAEACFEMGEHVRRPDSTYALPMTPRERVGLAMRLGELPKPVQPGKFRYEDCIAPTVDISAAILQRIRTVVRAAQEDAPDPDAAMVGARKVLGLMLQAVERPVDGWTTGQTIRLLHALLRAGEHPESLEDVCSSSRVRGQRAEGHPLPSAQQPAGVSPERGVPRQHPFPRAEIRRGIDTISGACAGLESLPITGIPVEEAGYLEREIKKNQRILRRILKCVQES; from the coding sequence ATGGTCGCATTGAAATACAAAACCATTCCGGTGGGCGATATTCGGGCCGACAGGCCTCTGCGGAATGTATTGGGATCTGTCGATAAGCTGAGGAGTTCCATCAAGCGGAATGGTATGCGTGTCCCACTGCTGGTCAACCCCGCGGATCTCAGTCTGATTAGCGGATACCGGCGTTATGCGGCGTGCCGGGGGTTGCGGAACATTGCTGTACGGGCGGCCCTTCCTGCTGATGTCGCCGAAGCCTGCTTCGAGATGGGGGAGCACGTCCGTCGGCCCGACAGTACGTACGCGCTGCCCATGACGCCTCGGGAGAGGGTCGGCCTGGCGATGAGGCTTGGTGAACTGCCCAAGCCTGTGCAGCCGGGTAAGTTCCGCTACGAGGACTGCATTGCCCCAACTGTCGACATCTCGGCAGCCATTCTCCAGCGCATCCGTACCGTGGTGCGCGCGGCCCAGGAGGATGCGCCCGATCCCGATGCCGCGATGGTAGGCGCCAGGAAGGTTCTCGGCCTCATGCTGCAGGCGGTCGAACGTCCCGTCGACGGCTGGACCACGGGTCAGACCATCCGCCTCCTGCATGCACTCCTCCGGGCCGGTGAGCATCCGGAATCCCTCGAGGACGTGTGCTCCTCCTCCCGTGTGCGGGGACAGCGGGCGGAAGGGCATCCTCTCCCGTCGGCCCAGCAGCCCGCAGGGGTGTCACCCGAACGCGGCGTCCCACGCCAGCACCCGTTCCCGCGAGCCGAAATCAGGCGCGGCATCGACACGATTTCCGGAGCGTGTGCCGGCCTTGAAAGTCTCCCCATCACCGGGATTCCCGTGGAAGAGGCGGGATACCTGGAGCGGGAAATTAAAAAGAACCAGAGAATCCTACGTCGTATCTTGAAGTGCGTGCAGGAGAGCTGA
- a CDS encoding helix-turn-helix domain-containing protein has protein sequence MDELFPPDAVVATAASRALPPPGERHRLRRQSNLSVHQVADACSVTEATIRAWENGTTTPRGHNAEVYRNLLEGLSARLTQNPAPPHPAATAPDWPALGALHREIPSRAATDLPCRRCQQPTGQRVGGKPQHLGTRCPTPAPGMQPASPLLASVPLQQAVLAPAQRAPASPPLPAAERLAYPTAGRRTTAGPLAVVDDDPGQGLAAHFPDGHRHTFAADRFAGLLSWALTAGLGAPSLKPGAGLNAGPLLVLTEAAAARLALPLHPPTPPQRHPRSDHPLLQQLRAIGWQTDSQGLGPWTTLHPSTADPVRDAVHLAVTAWGALYRDDWQLPAHLNAAQLARLLGQYTSLLRTPLGPPGVCGHRLMSDLRPPPRQHAVTRIPLCPGAPGALTEHVDPAPCEAPAGHRLTVGRAAADSLAVEDLSWWRTPTDAETDCEHVVCLAVNLPYVADSNNVRIANGPAHEVNQPAFDRKTPGSWLVALPPVRPQHPYLPSPFVTEDLAWHPTPAVAYAQDRGVTIRPVKGWLRTGQAGPYLYPWYDRLRRAHFTALESLGITAGMPPDAFAAALHDLPHGDPAGVTLLRAVHASADGGIARLAAQPADPDHNPALPWPSPADPSWRPDLLAALTANTRAHVHRKLCLTARTGHFPLAVHTGHIIYATRTPSILEITGDADSGFKVGISAGHVRPVAVRSMDWFLDHCCQGQNPAQRLKNATTPW, from the coding sequence GTGGACGAACTCTTCCCGCCGGACGCGGTGGTGGCCACCGCCGCGTCGCGCGCCCTGCCCCCACCGGGCGAACGGCACCGCCTGCGACGGCAGTCCAACCTGTCCGTCCACCAGGTGGCCGACGCCTGCTCAGTGACCGAGGCCACCATCCGCGCCTGGGAAAACGGCACCACCACCCCGCGCGGCCACAACGCCGAGGTCTACCGGAACCTGCTGGAGGGACTGAGCGCACGGCTCACCCAGAACCCCGCGCCCCCGCATCCGGCCGCCACCGCGCCGGACTGGCCCGCTCTCGGAGCCCTCCACCGCGAGATCCCCTCCCGGGCCGCCACCGACCTGCCCTGCCGACGCTGCCAGCAGCCCACCGGCCAGCGCGTCGGCGGCAAACCCCAGCATCTGGGCACCCGCTGCCCCACCCCCGCCCCCGGGATGCAGCCAGCGTCACCGCTGCTGGCGTCCGTACCGCTCCAGCAGGCAGTGCTGGCCCCCGCGCAACGTGCGCCGGCCAGCCCTCCGCTCCCTGCTGCCGAGCGGCTGGCCTATCCCACGGCCGGGCGCCGCACCACCGCAGGCCCCCTCGCCGTGGTCGACGACGATCCCGGGCAGGGCCTTGCCGCCCACTTCCCCGACGGCCACCGCCATACCTTTGCGGCCGACCGCTTTGCCGGACTGCTGTCCTGGGCCCTCACCGCCGGCCTGGGAGCACCCAGCCTCAAACCCGGGGCCGGACTGAACGCGGGCCCGCTGCTCGTTCTGACCGAGGCGGCCGCCGCCCGCCTGGCCCTGCCGCTCCACCCACCGACACCGCCGCAACGGCATCCGCGCAGTGACCACCCCCTGCTGCAGCAACTGCGGGCGATCGGCTGGCAGACCGACAGCCAAGGCCTCGGCCCCTGGACCACCCTCCACCCCAGCACCGCAGACCCCGTCCGCGACGCCGTCCATCTGGCCGTCACCGCCTGGGGCGCCCTCTACCGCGACGACTGGCAGCTGCCCGCACACCTCAATGCCGCCCAACTTGCCCGCCTGCTGGGCCAGTACACGAGCCTGCTGCGTACCCCGCTGGGACCGCCCGGAGTCTGCGGTCACCGGCTCATGAGCGACCTGCGCCCGCCTCCGCGCCAGCACGCCGTCACCAGGATCCCGCTGTGTCCGGGCGCACCGGGAGCACTGACCGAGCACGTCGATCCCGCCCCTTGCGAAGCGCCCGCCGGTCACCGGCTCACCGTCGGCCGAGCGGCCGCGGACAGCCTCGCTGTCGAAGACCTCAGCTGGTGGCGCACGCCCACGGACGCCGAGACCGACTGCGAACATGTGGTCTGCCTGGCCGTCAACCTGCCCTATGTCGCCGACTCCAACAACGTCCGCATCGCCAACGGGCCGGCCCACGAGGTCAACCAGCCCGCCTTCGACCGGAAGACCCCCGGAAGCTGGCTCGTCGCCCTTCCCCCTGTCCGCCCCCAACACCCCTATCTGCCGTCCCCCTTCGTCACCGAAGACCTGGCCTGGCATCCCACCCCGGCCGTGGCCTACGCCCAGGACCGGGGCGTCACCATCCGGCCCGTCAAGGGCTGGCTGCGCACCGGCCAGGCCGGCCCCTACCTCTACCCCTGGTACGACCGCCTCCGCCGAGCCCACTTCACCGCGCTGGAGAGCCTCGGTATCACTGCCGGGATGCCCCCGGACGCGTTCGCGGCCGCCCTGCACGATCTGCCCCACGGCGACCCGGCCGGCGTGACCCTCCTGCGCGCCGTTCACGCCTCCGCGGACGGCGGCATCGCCAGGCTCGCCGCGCAGCCCGCCGATCCCGACCACAATCCCGCCCTGCCCTGGCCGAGTCCCGCCGACCCCAGCTGGCGCCCCGACCTGCTGGCCGCACTCACCGCCAACACCCGCGCCCACGTGCACCGCAAGCTGTGCCTGACCGCCCGCACCGGACACTTCCCGCTGGCCGTGCACACAGGGCACATCATCTACGCCACGCGGACCCCCAGCATCCTGGAGATCACCGGCGACGCCGACAGCGGATTCAAGGTCGGTATCTCTGCCGGCCATGTCAGGCCGGTCGCCGTCCGCAGCATGGACTGGTTCCTCGACCACTGCTGTCAGGGGCAGAACCCCGCACAGCGGCTGAAGAACGCCACCACACCATGGTGA
- a CDS encoding protein-arginine deiminase domain-containing protein, with protein sequence MRTRHARQALVALTATGAVLAPPALAYAEEPLRVDLRADVDRDGRVDLTGGTDTAGEDTWSVGRGAVFLPNIDDDSKRCPTTGPGGRRLSDTQLAACNDASDKRVNGGADAADLARVRSVPMTNLPSDAKGSIKVTTGAEQTRVFVKQNGAWKPVTSQTRLTAAELRSGAEFGVEGKDVIRNSAKWDGRAAIRLKVTASSGTAADTVILRAAPLLTHHALQDTQQLMVTKVRGNEAWAKHQRTFVKNLEKEAQRAGITKPLVTFEKYGDIWAQDFVEPAYLNMTEPDGRQRTMRVMLRSAQDREAGRELYEKLRGPNIGVVQATGRDMQGWETLNSYGNLETIPPYTHQGRSFPAGRIIMGERKDGSGVRPSKEIRTLLKSQGLQDPLLLDTSWLHVGHVDEFVQFLPADTPQGWRIGVADPQAGVRLLKDAQQDGHGAAKMFSVPGLNGVAAPKETVDQALASPRLVSDNTMAAQKIAANLKVLKRETGVTDDEIVRVPALYTRGTNDAGAGARVPLLRRLGGSADPEAAEKHGQQQLLGRDGNRTAEGAPSPAPAAETVETSAYVPGAVNGVLLSRDRYLAPRQWGPVIGGKDIFTEAVTAAYTHVGLKVSYVDDWYTYHLGMGEIHCGTNTLRDASAAWWKQAARQ encoded by the coding sequence GTGCGTACGAGACACGCTAGACAGGCCCTGGTCGCCCTCACCGCAACGGGAGCGGTGCTGGCACCCCCAGCCCTGGCGTACGCGGAGGAGCCGCTCCGTGTCGATCTGAGGGCGGACGTCGACCGCGACGGACGGGTCGACCTCACCGGTGGCACCGACACCGCCGGTGAGGACACCTGGTCCGTCGGGCGGGGTGCGGTCTTCCTGCCCAACATCGACGACGACAGCAAGCGGTGCCCGACGACCGGCCCGGGCGGCCGTCGGCTCTCCGACACTCAGCTGGCCGCGTGCAACGACGCCTCCGACAAGAGGGTCAACGGCGGGGCCGACGCCGCAGACCTGGCCCGGGTCCGCTCGGTGCCGATGACGAACCTGCCCTCCGACGCCAAGGGCAGCATCAAGGTCACCACGGGTGCCGAGCAGACCAGAGTCTTCGTCAAGCAGAACGGCGCCTGGAAGCCCGTCACTTCGCAGACCCGGCTGACGGCGGCCGAACTGCGCTCCGGCGCCGAGTTCGGCGTCGAGGGCAAGGACGTGATCCGCAACAGCGCGAAGTGGGACGGCCGCGCGGCGATCCGGCTGAAGGTCACCGCCTCCTCCGGCACCGCCGCCGACACCGTCATCCTGCGCGCCGCCCCGCTGCTCACCCACCATGCCCTGCAGGACACCCAGCAGTTGATGGTCACCAAGGTCCGCGGCAACGAAGCCTGGGCCAAGCACCAGCGCACGTTCGTCAAGAACCTGGAGAAGGAGGCCCAGCGGGCCGGCATCACCAAGCCGCTGGTGACCTTCGAGAAGTACGGCGACATCTGGGCCCAGGACTTCGTCGAGCCGGCCTACCTCAACATGACCGAGCCGGACGGACGACAGCGGACGATGCGTGTCATGCTGCGCTCAGCCCAGGACCGGGAAGCGGGCCGCGAACTCTACGAGAAACTGCGCGGCCCGAACATCGGCGTCGTGCAGGCCACGGGCCGGGACATGCAGGGCTGGGAGACCCTGAACTCCTACGGGAACCTGGAGACCATTCCGCCCTACACCCACCAGGGCCGCTCGTTCCCGGCCGGACGGATCATCATGGGCGAGCGCAAGGACGGCAGCGGAGTACGCCCCTCCAAGGAGATACGCACCCTGCTCAAGTCCCAGGGCCTGCAAGACCCGCTCCTGCTGGACACCTCGTGGCTGCATGTGGGGCACGTCGACGAGTTCGTGCAGTTCCTGCCAGCCGACACCCCTCAGGGCTGGCGGATCGGCGTCGCCGACCCGCAGGCCGGTGTGCGGCTGTTGAAGGACGCGCAGCAAGACGGCCACGGCGCGGCCAAGATGTTCTCCGTCCCGGGCCTCAACGGTGTGGCCGCCCCCAAGGAGACCGTCGACCAGGCCCTCGCCTCCCCTCGCCTGGTGTCCGACAACACCATGGCAGCCCAGAAGATCGCGGCCAACCTGAAGGTCCTGAAGCGGGAGACGGGCGTCACCGACGACGAGATCGTCCGGGTGCCCGCCCTCTACACCCGGGGCACCAATGACGCGGGCGCCGGCGCCCGCGTGCCGCTGCTCCGCCGTCTCGGCGGCAGTGCAGACCCGGAGGCCGCCGAGAAGCACGGCCAGCAGCAACTCCTTGGCCGCGACGGCAACCGGACCGCCGAGGGCGCCCCCTCCCCCGCACCGGCTGCTGAGACCGTCGAGACCAGCGCCTACGTCCCGGGCGCCGTCAACGGCGTCCTGCTCTCCCGCGACCGCTACCTCGCCCCGCGCCAGTGGGGGCCCGTCATCGGCGGCAAGGACATCTTCACCGAGGCCGTCACTGCCGCGTACACGCACGTCGGCCTGAAGGTGTCGTACGTCGACGACTGGTACACGTACCACCTCGGCATGGGCGAGATCCACTGCGGCACCAACACCCTGCGCGATGCCTCCGCCGCCTGGTGGAAGCAAGCGGCCCGGCAGTAG
- a CDS encoding DUF6551 family protein: MIDVHPHKKIEMVAPENVTTDPRVNTRPVDRSWVARKIREGYDVKRIGVPTVSARGDGTFVWLDGQNRGALCVAAGSGATKISMMVFRSLTLAEEAELFLGLNDNRRVAPIYKFLAEVTAGRKEALEITRIAGQFGWTVSDAGGPSNIAAVAALNSIFRSTKPGGATLRATLKIVTQAWGHTPDSVNAHLLLGLASVLNEAPHLIPASMIKKLAHHDGGPAGILRKGRGFRSATGCTVTQGVDQVIRAIYNSGRRSGRLATWGPPAPRSAGQEQMAARV; the protein is encoded by the coding sequence ATGATTGACGTACATCCGCACAAGAAAATCGAGATGGTTGCCCCCGAGAACGTGACCACCGATCCACGGGTCAATACCAGGCCGGTGGACCGCAGCTGGGTGGCGCGCAAAATCCGGGAAGGATACGACGTCAAGAGGATCGGCGTGCCCACCGTGTCCGCCCGAGGCGATGGCACGTTCGTGTGGCTCGACGGGCAAAATCGCGGTGCCCTGTGTGTAGCGGCAGGCAGCGGAGCCACGAAGATCAGCATGATGGTCTTCCGGAGCCTGACCCTTGCGGAAGAAGCCGAACTCTTCCTCGGACTCAACGACAACCGCCGCGTAGCACCCATTTACAAGTTCCTGGCCGAAGTGACAGCCGGACGGAAGGAAGCGCTCGAGATCACCCGCATCGCAGGCCAGTTCGGATGGACGGTCTCGGACGCCGGCGGACCCAGCAACATCGCTGCGGTCGCGGCCCTCAACTCGATCTTCCGCTCCACGAAACCGGGTGGAGCGACCCTGCGCGCCACTCTCAAGATCGTAACCCAGGCATGGGGACACACCCCCGACTCCGTCAACGCCCATCTGCTCCTCGGGCTTGCCTCCGTGCTGAACGAAGCCCCACATCTCATCCCGGCTTCCATGATCAAGAAGCTGGCTCATCACGACGGCGGCCCGGCGGGCATTCTCAGGAAGGGACGTGGCTTTCGGTCGGCCACCGGATGCACCGTCACCCAGGGCGTCGACCAAGTCATCCGCGCCATCTACAACAGCGGTCGACGCTCCGGACGTCTGGCCACGTGGGGACCACCCGCCCCCCGCTCTGCCGGGCAGGAACAGATGGCCGCACGGGTGTGA
- a CDS encoding helix-turn-helix domain-containing protein: MLLTTGQAAEELGCAVTTFRRLITAGVLPGLSRRGVRVMTPLPVVQALQERAHAPLHRLGVTELGVLRIDAARQVDDDRQWIGYAPRLGPDRLLNSLKGWWRCDAPTIAAADVLPVTLSGYVVAVLTGLHPFERNTEGRYAFSAARLAGYVTDLAAPATELTSRVKSDHAFAELLLGTRLASHSGGAIAYVTANTTKPTPPHGCTRDHDGRTELQHRPGRAAHPARPDQKDHSSPGQT; this comes from the coding sequence GTGCTGCTGACCACGGGACAGGCGGCCGAGGAACTGGGCTGCGCCGTCACCACCTTCCGACGTCTCATCACCGCGGGCGTCCTGCCCGGCCTGTCCCGCCGCGGCGTCCGCGTCATGACCCCGCTGCCCGTCGTCCAAGCCCTGCAAGAACGTGCCCACGCCCCCCTGCACCGCCTGGGCGTCACCGAACTCGGCGTGCTGCGCATCGACGCGGCACGCCAGGTCGACGACGACCGCCAGTGGATCGGCTACGCACCCCGCCTCGGCCCCGACCGCCTCCTCAACAGCCTGAAGGGCTGGTGGCGCTGCGACGCACCGACCATCGCCGCCGCAGACGTACTGCCCGTCACCCTGTCCGGGTACGTGGTCGCCGTCCTGACCGGCCTGCACCCCTTCGAACGCAACACCGAAGGCCGCTACGCCTTCTCCGCCGCACGGCTGGCCGGCTACGTCACCGACCTGGCCGCCCCCGCCACCGAACTGACCTCCCGCGTGAAGAGCGACCACGCTTTCGCCGAACTACTGCTGGGCACCCGCCTGGCATCGCACTCCGGCGGAGCGATCGCCTATGTCACCGCCAACACCACAAAGCCGACCCCCCCCCACGGCTGCACGAGGGATCATGATGGACGCACAGAGCTACAACACCGGCCTGGCCGAGCTGCGCACCCTGCGCGACCAGATCAAAAAGACCACAGCAGCCCTGGCCAGACTTGA
- a CDS encoding RNA polymerase sigma factor, translating to MADATNFGSRRAGGSRAVVSGAAGNEPCLGGSFDLWALSAPRFGRARGEVISSLGRFTQLSVATREDIADEAIERAWRGGRLDPRGNPVAYVKKIASRLALKVAHEAATVDLVESYHTLEVERRLPLSDQGAVVVRDPQVWGPSDDEELIGAAHAAIAALPPSQMREVALLRSQDVPAVEIANRLSISRNQVDQQWARGRQRIREIPEIKDRLRKAHVDRKQARNGD from the coding sequence GTGGCCGACGCCACCAATTTCGGCAGCCGGCGAGCGGGAGGATCACGGGCCGTGGTGAGCGGCGCCGCAGGCAACGAGCCGTGTCTTGGAGGCTCGTTTGATCTCTGGGCCCTGAGCGCTCCGCGCTTTGGCCGGGCCCGGGGAGAAGTCATCAGCAGCCTGGGCAGGTTCACACAGTTGAGCGTGGCCACACGGGAGGACATCGCGGATGAAGCCATCGAGCGTGCGTGGCGCGGCGGCCGGCTCGATCCCCGGGGCAATCCCGTCGCCTACGTCAAGAAGATCGCCTCGCGGCTGGCCCTCAAAGTGGCTCACGAAGCCGCCACCGTGGACTTGGTGGAGAGCTATCACACGCTGGAAGTGGAGCGGCGGCTGCCGCTGTCTGATCAGGGTGCTGTGGTGGTGAGGGATCCGCAGGTGTGGGGCCCTTCGGACGATGAGGAACTGATCGGCGCTGCGCACGCGGCCATTGCTGCGCTGCCTCCTTCACAGATGCGGGAGGTGGCGCTCCTGCGCAGCCAGGATGTTCCTGCCGTCGAGATTGCCAATCGGCTGAGTATCTCCCGCAACCAAGTGGATCAGCAGTGGGCCCGGGGACGCCAGAGGATCCGAGAGATTCCAGAGATCAAAGATCGTCTGCGAAAGGCGCATGTGGACCGGAAGCAGGCCAGGAACGGTGATTGA
- the tpg gene encoding telomere-protecting terminal protein Tpg, with product MAHPSTSVAEALDVADARHWTRRPPVRPATRLRHLLRDQDAADLAPRLFAYPDAVTRWAAGDTVGLNPAHRTLIEREIYRTWQPDARRRAHQQILHHDGCVTVQLHARFTYTTSCGEFHDPRVRPLTEDLPTVHARALFDARHRDADEDELRCILADGIGEAYFFHALPADQQQAAVAISDLHFVQFHY from the coding sequence GTGGCCCACCCCAGCACATCGGTCGCCGAAGCCCTGGACGTCGCCGACGCCCGGCACTGGACCCGCCGACCCCCCGTCAGACCCGCCACGCGGCTGCGTCATCTCCTGCGCGACCAGGACGCCGCCGACCTGGCCCCCCGGCTGTTCGCCTACCCGGACGCGGTCACACGCTGGGCCGCAGGAGACACCGTCGGCCTCAACCCCGCCCACAGGACCCTCATCGAACGGGAGATCTACCGCACCTGGCAGCCGGACGCGAGGCGCCGCGCCCACCAGCAGATCCTGCACCACGACGGCTGCGTCACCGTCCAGCTGCACGCCCGCTTCACCTACACCACCAGCTGCGGCGAGTTCCACGACCCCCGGGTGCGTCCCCTGACCGAGGACCTGCCCACCGTGCACGCCCGAGCCCTCTTCGACGCCCGCCACCGCGACGCGGACGAGGACGAACTGCGCTGCATCCTGGCCGACGGCATAGGCGAGGCCTACTTCTTCCACGCCCTGCCCGCCGACCAGCAGCAGGCAGCCGTCGCCATCAGCGACCTGCACTTCGTCCAGTTCCACTACTGA